A single genomic interval of Halobacillus halophilus DSM 2266 harbors:
- a CDS encoding glutamate synthase subunit beta produces the protein MGKSTGFMEYERQSIPERDPATRTKDWEDYTLPMSDEEAQKQGARCMDCGVPTCHSGMEVKGMTTGCPVYHLIPEWNDLVYRGQWKEALKKEHEMNNFPEFTGFACPAPCEGACVLGINEPPVAIRSVERSIIEKGFAEGWVVPEPPEKRTGRSVAVVGSGPAGLAAAAQLNKAGHWVTVFERSDRVGGLLTYGIPEMKLPYEIVERRVNILKEEGIRFQTNTEVGRDYPVSRLNEEYDSVILCGGATTPRNLEVDGRGLKGIHYAMDFLYANTKSLLDSNHEDKNYISAKDKNVIVIGGGDTGTDCISTSVRHECKTLTQFDIYDKKGSERDNEVNPWPQYPIIHTVGYGQKEAEAKFGDDPRAYAVMTKKFVGDENNRIKEVHTIDVALSFDDEGNKVRTEIPGTEKVWPADLVLLAIGFSGPEQDLIEKLGIETTVRTNVAAQYGKYTTNVEGVFAAGDMRRGQSLIVWAINEGREVARECDRFMMGSTQLP, from the coding sequence ATGGGAAAGTCTACTGGATTCATGGAATATGAGCGTCAGTCGATACCTGAGCGTGATCCGGCAACTAGAACGAAAGATTGGGAAGATTATACTTTACCCATGTCAGACGAGGAAGCACAAAAACAAGGGGCACGCTGCATGGATTGTGGCGTACCTACTTGTCATTCAGGGATGGAAGTTAAAGGCATGACCACCGGTTGTCCGGTTTATCATTTAATTCCTGAATGGAACGATCTCGTCTACAGAGGTCAGTGGAAAGAAGCTTTAAAGAAAGAACACGAAATGAACAACTTCCCTGAATTTACGGGGTTTGCCTGCCCGGCTCCATGTGAAGGGGCCTGTGTGCTGGGTATAAATGAACCACCTGTAGCTATTCGATCCGTCGAGCGTTCGATTATTGAGAAAGGGTTTGCTGAAGGCTGGGTCGTACCTGAGCCGCCGGAAAAGCGAACTGGAAGAAGCGTTGCTGTAGTAGGATCTGGACCTGCAGGACTGGCCGCAGCTGCCCAGCTTAACAAAGCTGGACACTGGGTTACCGTATTTGAACGAAGTGACCGCGTAGGCGGATTACTAACGTACGGTATTCCAGAAATGAAGCTTCCTTATGAAATTGTAGAGCGAAGAGTGAATATCCTGAAAGAGGAAGGGATTCGTTTTCAAACGAACACCGAAGTAGGAAGAGACTACCCGGTTTCCCGTCTTAATGAAGAGTATGATTCTGTAATTCTTTGTGGAGGAGCAACTACTCCCAGGAACCTGGAAGTGGATGGCCGCGGATTGAAGGGCATCCATTATGCTATGGACTTCCTTTATGCAAATACAAAGAGTCTGCTGGATTCAAACCACGAAGATAAAAATTACATTAGTGCGAAAGATAAAAATGTGATCGTTATCGGCGGCGGTGATACAGGGACAGACTGTATCTCTACTTCCGTCAGACATGAATGCAAGACGCTGACCCAATTTGATATTTATGATAAAAAAGGGTCAGAACGTGATAACGAAGTAAACCCATGGCCTCAATATCCGATTATTCATACAGTAGGTTATGGACAAAAAGAAGCGGAAGCCAAATTCGGTGACGACCCGCGTGCTTATGCCGTAATGACAAAGAAATTCGTCGGGGATGAGAATAATAGAATAAAAGAGGTTCACACCATCGATGTGGCTTTGTCCTTTGACGACGAAGGCAATAAAGTAAGGACAGAAATACCTGGTACAGAAAAAGTCTGGCCAGCCGATCTTGTTTTGCTTGCCATTGGATTCAGTGGTCCAGAACAGGACTTAATTGAGAAGCTTGGAATTGAAACGACGGTTAGAACGAACGTAGCTGCCCAGTATGGGAAGTACACGACCAACGTGGAAGGTGTATTCGCCGCTGGTGACATGCGTCGCGGACAGAGTCTAATCGTATGGGCCATTAATGAAGGACGCGAGGTTGCGCGTGAGTGCGATCGATTTATGATGGGCTCCACTCAACTGCCATAA
- the gltB gene encoding glutamate synthase large subunit, whose translation MQKNGYPVPQGLYHPENEHEACGIGMIANIDGTKSHSIVENAITILCNLEHRGGQSADISTGDGAGILTQIPHYFFKKQCEKEDIELPEPGEYGIGMFFLPEDHDTRMECKRIFERIVEEEGQTFLGWRTVPINDSFVGDDAKKTKPFIRQGFVAPSENIKTQMDLERRLYIIRKRAEIEIAGKEGYDDFYMSSLSSNTIVYKGMLIPEQLDSFYIDLNHPDFKTALALVHSRFSTNTFPSWKRSHPNRFTIHNGEFNTLRGNVNWMRARQKLCSSEYFSEEDLQKILPIIDSEGSDSSMFDNAFEFLYLSGRSLAHTAMMMVPEPWANDDTIHEDKKSFYEYHSTLMEPWDGPAALAYTNGKQIGACLDRNGLRPARYYVTKDGMIVLGSEVGALDIFADDILYKDRLHPGKMLLVDLEEGKIIPDEEIKLQTAREHPYQEWIDNHKYDLEDLPEPTEEHRPVNPLIDQQLAFGYTTEELNKIIVPLVSSQKDPVGSMGYDSPLAVLSKKPQLLYSYFKQLFAQVTNPPIDAIREKLITMVETTIGAEGNLVEPKPDSCRQIRLETPVLTNRQLEQLRQQSLKGFEARTLSILFEAKENKMEQALDRLFEEADQAVEEGTTLLILSDRGVNEGEAAIPALLAVSGLHHHLIRQGTRTKVSLLIESGEPREVHHHAALLGYGAEGINPYLAYDTIRDLVDRGDIQVDSYEAAVHTYVKSATDGIIKVLSKMGISTIQSYRGAQIFEAVGIQKDVVDKYFTRTASRLGGIGLDIIEKEVLMRHEKAYTENRGGNRKLEAGDEFQYRENGEDHQYNPQTIATLQHACRSNDYDLFKQYSNMLTDENNNLQSLRGLLSFKSRPSVPIEEVESVEDICSRFKTGAMSYGSISQEAHEALAIAMNRVGGSSNTGEGGEDPDRFTPDDNGDTRRSSIKQVASGRFGVTSHYLVNADEIQIKIAQGAKPGEGGHLPGKKVYPWIAEVRGSTPGVELISPPPHHDIYSIEDLAELIYNLKNANPRARVSVKLVSAVGVGTIAAGVAKGRADLVLISGYDGGTGAAPRTSIKHTGLPWEIGLAETHQTLVLDRLRDRIVVETDGKMMTGRDVVVATLLGAEEYGFSTAPLVVLGCVMMRVCHLNTCPVGVATQDPELRKKFTGEADHLENFMRFIAQEARELMAELGFRTINEMIGRTDVLQANEAIDHWKAKGVDLSALLYQPVVPDNYGRYAIRKQDHGLEKTLDVEELIPLCKKAIETGEPVEGTGSIRNIHRVTGTILGSEITRKYGAEGLPEDTIRLTFKGSAGQSFGAFIPKGMTLRLVGDANDYVGKGLSGGKIIVHPSPRSTFVPEENTIIGNVSFYGASGGEAYINGLAGERFCVRNSGAEVVVEGVGDHACEYMTGGKVVVLGGTGRNFAAGMSGGVAYVLDETEEVFETKCNHELVHTQKLTDSKEIQELYEMIEKHMTYTNSTNAQRILNNWDAFVSKFVRVIPADYLAMQERIQSLREEGMEKFDAEMTAFEESNKPVETVK comes from the coding sequence ATGCAAAAAAACGGCTACCCTGTACCGCAGGGCCTTTATCATCCTGAGAATGAACATGAAGCTTGTGGCATAGGCATGATTGCGAATATTGATGGAACGAAAAGTCACAGCATTGTTGAAAATGCGATTACTATACTTTGTAACCTGGAACACCGCGGAGGACAATCCGCTGATATCAGTACTGGTGATGGAGCTGGAATTCTAACCCAGATCCCTCATTACTTCTTTAAAAAACAGTGTGAGAAAGAAGATATTGAACTACCGGAACCGGGAGAGTATGGAATTGGGATGTTCTTCCTTCCAGAAGATCACGATACTCGAATGGAATGCAAGCGCATCTTCGAAAGAATTGTGGAAGAGGAAGGACAAACCTTCTTAGGCTGGCGTACTGTACCAATCAATGATTCATTTGTGGGGGACGATGCTAAGAAGACGAAACCATTCATCCGCCAGGGGTTTGTTGCGCCTTCAGAAAATATCAAGACGCAAATGGACCTGGAGCGCCGCTTGTACATTATTAGAAAGCGTGCGGAAATTGAGATAGCTGGTAAAGAAGGCTACGACGATTTCTATATGAGCAGTCTGTCTTCCAATACGATTGTTTATAAAGGGATGCTGATTCCAGAACAGTTGGATTCCTTCTATATAGATTTAAACCACCCCGACTTTAAAACGGCTCTGGCTTTAGTCCATTCCCGTTTTAGTACGAATACATTCCCGAGTTGGAAACGTTCACACCCGAACCGATTTACGATTCACAACGGGGAATTTAATACATTAAGAGGTAACGTTAACTGGATGAGAGCACGTCAGAAGCTTTGCAGTTCTGAGTATTTCAGTGAAGAGGACCTCCAGAAGATTCTGCCGATCATTGACTCAGAGGGCAGTGACTCTTCTATGTTTGATAATGCTTTTGAATTTCTTTATTTATCAGGACGCTCCCTTGCTCATACAGCCATGATGATGGTTCCTGAGCCATGGGCAAATGACGATACCATCCATGAAGATAAAAAGAGCTTTTATGAATACCATAGTACGTTAATGGAGCCATGGGACGGCCCTGCAGCCCTTGCTTACACCAATGGAAAGCAAATTGGTGCTTGTTTGGACCGGAATGGTTTAAGACCGGCAAGGTACTACGTCACAAAAGACGGAATGATTGTGCTTGGTTCAGAGGTAGGGGCTCTGGATATCTTTGCGGACGATATTTTGTATAAAGATCGTCTCCACCCAGGGAAGATGCTTCTCGTGGACTTAGAAGAAGGCAAAATTATTCCGGATGAAGAAATCAAACTCCAAACTGCTAGAGAACATCCTTATCAGGAATGGATTGACAACCATAAGTATGATTTGGAAGATTTACCGGAACCAACGGAAGAACACCGTCCAGTAAACCCATTGATCGATCAGCAGCTCGCTTTTGGATATACAACAGAAGAACTAAATAAAATTATTGTTCCTTTAGTATCCAGTCAGAAGGATCCTGTAGGTTCTATGGGATATGACTCACCGCTTGCTGTTCTATCTAAAAAACCACAGCTTTTATACAGCTATTTTAAACAGTTGTTTGCACAGGTGACGAACCCGCCGATTGACGCCATTCGTGAAAAATTAATTACAATGGTAGAAACCACGATCGGAGCTGAAGGGAATTTAGTAGAGCCGAAACCGGACAGCTGCCGCCAGATCAGGCTGGAAACTCCCGTGTTAACGAACCGTCAACTGGAACAGCTGCGTCAGCAGTCATTAAAAGGATTTGAAGCCCGCACTTTATCCATCTTATTTGAAGCAAAAGAAAACAAGATGGAGCAGGCCCTGGATCGTTTGTTTGAAGAGGCTGATCAAGCTGTAGAAGAAGGGACGACTCTTCTCATCCTGTCTGACAGGGGCGTTAATGAAGGGGAAGCCGCTATACCTGCTCTTTTAGCTGTGTCCGGTCTTCACCATCACTTAATCCGTCAAGGAACGAGGACGAAAGTCAGTCTGTTGATCGAATCCGGAGAACCTAGAGAAGTTCACCACCATGCCGCTTTATTAGGCTATGGAGCTGAAGGGATCAATCCTTATTTGGCCTATGACACGATCCGCGACCTTGTAGACCGCGGTGATATACAGGTAGACTCCTATGAAGCTGCGGTACACACATACGTTAAATCCGCAACAGACGGAATTATTAAAGTGCTTTCGAAAATGGGCATATCCACGATTCAAAGTTACCGCGGTGCCCAAATTTTCGAAGCCGTCGGTATCCAGAAGGATGTCGTTGATAAATACTTTACGCGTACAGCGTCCCGTCTTGGCGGAATTGGACTGGATATTATTGAAAAAGAAGTATTAATGAGACATGAGAAAGCTTATACAGAAAACCGTGGAGGCAACCGTAAGTTAGAAGCGGGAGATGAATTCCAGTACCGTGAGAACGGAGAGGATCATCAGTATAACCCGCAAACGATTGCTACACTTCAGCACGCATGCCGAAGCAATGACTATGATCTTTTCAAGCAATATTCCAACATGCTGACAGATGAGAATAATAATCTGCAGTCGCTGCGCGGCTTGTTGTCCTTTAAGAGTCGTCCTTCGGTGCCAATTGAAGAAGTTGAATCGGTCGAAGATATTTGCAGCCGTTTTAAAACAGGTGCCATGTCTTATGGTTCGATCAGCCAGGAGGCGCATGAGGCGTTAGCGATTGCTATGAACCGTGTCGGCGGAAGCAGTAACACGGGAGAGGGCGGAGAAGATCCGGATCGTTTTACTCCTGATGACAACGGCGATACCCGCCGAAGCTCCATTAAGCAGGTAGCTTCCGGACGCTTCGGGGTAACGAGTCACTATTTAGTCAACGCAGATGAAATTCAAATAAAAATAGCTCAAGGTGCAAAACCCGGAGAAGGCGGACACCTTCCTGGTAAAAAAGTGTATCCGTGGATTGCAGAAGTACGCGGATCTACACCTGGTGTTGAGTTGATCTCACCTCCGCCGCACCATGATATTTATTCAATCGAAGACCTTGCAGAATTGATCTACAATTTAAAGAATGCGAATCCTAGAGCACGCGTAAGTGTGAAACTAGTATCAGCCGTCGGAGTTGGTACGATCGCAGCCGGTGTAGCTAAAGGACGAGCAGATCTAGTCTTAATCAGCGGCTATGACGGGGGAACGGGAGCGGCTCCAAGGACCAGTATTAAGCATACGGGTCTCCCGTGGGAAATCGGTCTTGCTGAAACGCACCAGACCCTTGTACTCGACCGTCTTCGTGACCGGATTGTCGTGGAAACGGACGGAAAAATGATGACAGGGCGCGATGTAGTCGTGGCAACCTTGCTTGGAGCTGAAGAATATGGATTCTCTACAGCCCCGCTTGTTGTATTAGGCTGTGTCATGATGCGTGTATGCCATCTGAACACTTGTCCAGTAGGAGTAGCGACACAGGATCCTGAGCTCCGGAAGAAATTCACTGGTGAAGCGGATCACCTGGAGAATTTCATGCGTTTTATCGCGCAAGAAGCAAGAGAATTAATGGCGGAGCTTGGTTTCCGTACGATTAATGAAATGATCGGTCGTACCGATGTGCTGCAGGCGAACGAAGCAATTGACCACTGGAAAGCTAAAGGTGTCGACTTATCAGCCCTTCTTTATCAGCCTGTTGTACCTGATAACTATGGACGCTATGCGATTAGAAAACAGGACCACGGTCTTGAGAAAACACTCGACGTGGAAGAACTGATTCCACTTTGTAAAAAAGCGATTGAAACAGGTGAGCCTGTTGAAGGAACAGGTTCCATTCGAAATATTCACCGGGTTACCGGAACCATATTGGGAAGTGAAATCACTCGCAAATATGGAGCGGAAGGTCTTCCAGAAGACACCATCCGTCTGACCTTTAAGGGCTCAGCAGGCCAGAGCTTCGGCGCTTTTATCCCGAAAGGAATGACGCTTAGACTCGTCGGGGACGCCAATGATTACGTCGGAAAAGGATTGTCCGGAGGTAAAATCATTGTACATCCATCTCCTAGATCTACTTTCGTTCCAGAAGAAAACACGATTATCGGGAACGTTTCATTCTATGGAGCTTCTGGTGGAGAAGCCTATATAAATGGACTTGCAGGTGAGCGTTTCTGCGTGCGTAATAGTGGAGCAGAAGTAGTCGTTGAAGGAGTAGGAGACCATGCATGTGAGTACATGACAGGTGGGAAAGTGGTCGTTCTTGGGGGAACGGGCCGCAACTTCGCCGCCGGAATGTCTGGCGGAGTCGCTTACGTGCTGGACGAAACCGAAGAAGTTTTTGAGACAAAATGCAACCATGAACTCGTTCATACTCAAAAACTGACGGACTCTAAGGAAATTCAAGAACTCTATGAAATGATCGAGAAGCATATGACTTATACCAATAGCACAAATGCCCAGCGGATTCTGAATAATTGGGATGCCTTCGTTTCCAAGTTTGTGCGTGTCATACCGGCGGATTATCTTGCTATGCAGGAACGTATCCAGAGTTTAAGAGAAGAAGGCATGGAGAAATTTGATGCTGAAATGACAGCATTTGAAGAAAGTAATAAGCCAGTAGAAACAGTAAAATAA
- a CDS encoding DmpA family aminopeptidase: MSQLRIRDFGIDIGTLSTGRRNAITDVEGVRVGHCTLSERSTQTGVTAILPHEGNIFKEKLIASNHIINGFGKTMGTVQMNELGTLETPILLTNTLGIGTASEALIEYMLERTPEIGRSTGSVNPVVGECNDMILNDIRDLSIEKEHVVQALEDASSEFPEGSVGAGRGMVCYSLKGGVGSSSRLVELHHGTYTIGVLVLTNFGRMGDLLVNGRPVGEQLSRHVEVSNEADKGSVMVVVATDLPVSERQLNRIIKRSVTGLSRTGSLITTGSGDVVIGFSTAAKIPYKADTPLLSFQTIHEEDIDEAFRAVSEATEEAVLNSLITADSVTGRDGNKAQALRSLLEKYPVTLL, encoded by the coding sequence ATGAGCCAGCTGAGAATCAGAGACTTTGGAATTGATATAGGAACACTAAGTACGGGAAGACGTAACGCCATCACGGATGTAGAAGGAGTCCGGGTAGGACATTGCACATTAAGTGAAAGAAGTACTCAAACAGGAGTTACAGCCATCCTGCCGCATGAGGGGAATATTTTTAAAGAAAAATTAATAGCATCCAACCACATTATCAACGGGTTCGGAAAAACGATGGGAACGGTTCAAATGAATGAATTGGGGACCCTGGAAACTCCGATTCTTCTGACTAATACATTGGGTATCGGGACGGCTTCAGAGGCATTGATTGAATACATGCTCGAACGAACCCCCGAGATTGGGCGATCGACGGGCAGTGTGAATCCTGTGGTGGGAGAATGCAATGACATGATCTTAAATGATATTAGAGACCTATCCATAGAAAAGGAGCATGTGGTCCAGGCACTGGAAGATGCATCCTCCGAATTTCCAGAAGGAAGCGTGGGAGCAGGAAGAGGCATGGTTTGTTATTCGTTAAAAGGAGGTGTGGGTTCTTCTTCCCGCCTGGTTGAACTCCATCACGGCACCTATACGATCGGGGTCCTCGTTCTCACTAATTTTGGACGTATGGGTGATCTGCTAGTGAATGGCAGGCCTGTAGGGGAACAGTTGAGCCGGCATGTCGAAGTTTCAAATGAGGCTGACAAAGGCTCGGTGATGGTGGTGGTGGCTACGGATCTTCCTGTTTCTGAAAGGCAATTAAATCGTATTATTAAACGTTCGGTCACCGGTCTCTCCCGCACAGGATCCCTGATTACGACTGGAAGCGGCGATGTCGTTATAGGTTTCTCGACCGCTGCTAAAATCCCATATAAAGCAGACACACCTCTCCTTTCTTTTCAGACCATTCACGAAGAGGACATAGATGAAGCCTTTCGTGCTGTAAGTGAAGCTACTGAGGAAGCCGTCCTGAACTCACTGATTACAGCAGATTCCGTCACAGGCAGGGACGGTAACAAGGCCCAGGCTCTTAGGTCCTTACTCGAAAAGTATCCAGTCACACTATTATAA
- a CDS encoding YihY/virulence factor BrkB family protein, producing the protein MKKLVSYVKELVHEFQKDNIPILGAAQAYYYLLAIVPMIILLLSILPYMNIEAETAINALGKVIPSDTAEVFRENIISIVEQPKGGLLTVGILGTLWSASNGVNAFIQSANQAYNVEETRSFIKVRLLSIVLTLGMILAIVVALVLPVFGDVLINFMNNTFNLPSQTVIIFQLLRWVISVLVIGAILMALYHFAPNKNIPFKHILPGAIITAALWQIISLAFSFYVSNFANYSATYGSLGGIIILMLWFFLTGIILMVGAEINVIYHRRRDDRNHKAA; encoded by the coding sequence ATGAAAAAGTTAGTCAGTTACGTAAAAGAGCTCGTCCATGAGTTTCAAAAAGATAATATTCCGATATTGGGTGCTGCCCAGGCCTACTATTACTTACTCGCTATAGTTCCTATGATTATTTTACTGCTCTCGATTCTTCCTTATATGAACATAGAAGCAGAAACCGCCATTAATGCTCTTGGTAAGGTTATTCCTAGTGACACGGCAGAAGTATTTCGTGAAAATATTATCAGTATTGTCGAGCAGCCTAAAGGCGGGCTCTTAACGGTTGGTATTCTCGGTACGTTGTGGTCGGCTTCCAATGGAGTAAATGCGTTTATCCAGTCGGCTAACCAGGCTTACAATGTAGAAGAAACTCGTTCTTTTATTAAAGTAAGGTTGTTATCCATCGTATTAACGCTTGGTATGATTTTAGCCATTGTAGTGGCGCTCGTTCTTCCTGTTTTTGGCGATGTGTTAATCAACTTTATGAATAATACATTTAACCTGCCAAGCCAGACGGTTATTATCTTTCAATTATTGAGATGGGTGATTAGTGTATTAGTTATTGGAGCAATTTTAATGGCTTTATATCATTTCGCCCCGAACAAAAACATACCATTTAAGCATATTCTTCCTGGAGCCATTATTACGGCTGCTTTATGGCAGATCATCTCTCTTGCGTTTTCTTTCTATGTTAGTAATTTTGCCAACTATTCAGCTACGTATGGAAGTCTCGGAGGTATCATTATTTTAATGCTGTGGTTCTTCTTAACCGGTATTATCTTAATGGTGGGTGCTGAAATTAATGTGATTTATCACCGTCGTCGTGATGATCGCAACCACAAAGCTGCATAA
- the rpoN gene encoding RNA polymerase factor sigma-54, with amino-acid sequence MNLNLTQTQTVGLVMTPEIRQAISLLQYSTTDLWEYLEEQALENPVLTIDEVPAAPNSTGGKINKTMPSNPVEYFAAYEKGWREKLVDQVNWLEIEENLKEISRFLLLNLDEQGYLRISIEEIAGHLSFSKEKIGQALQLIKELEPCGLGCFTMQEYLLYQLNKNYPEDQWMYDVVSNYLNDLAERRWSKVAKQAGVSTGRIQSVFAVLKTLQPHPLTGIYGETTSYLTPDLMVKKEQGAFKLTYIPSIASSVRMDPSIADLSVGSPQAQPYVDNCYKQASWLIRSLEQRKETILKVAEVIIEKQTTFLEGGSLRPMTLKEVAEKINMHESTVSRAVANKAIQTPLGVYELKFFFSSALSKDQEDTVSASHVKSLIKGLIDEEDKKRPVSDQKLADQLKNDSEIMISRRTVAKYREAMGILSSSKRKE; translated from the coding sequence GTGAACCTTAATTTGACCCAGACTCAGACCGTTGGATTAGTAATGACCCCCGAGATACGTCAAGCCATTTCCTTACTGCAGTACTCTACCACCGATTTGTGGGAATATTTAGAGGAGCAGGCTTTAGAAAACCCCGTTCTTACTATAGATGAAGTACCGGCAGCCCCTAACAGCACAGGTGGTAAAATCAATAAAACGATGCCTTCTAATCCGGTGGAATACTTTGCTGCCTACGAAAAAGGGTGGAGAGAAAAACTGGTAGATCAAGTTAACTGGCTGGAGATAGAAGAAAATTTAAAAGAAATCAGCCGTTTCTTACTGCTCAATTTAGATGAACAGGGCTATCTTCGAATATCAATTGAAGAAATTGCAGGCCATCTATCCTTTTCGAAGGAGAAAATAGGGCAGGCTCTTCAGCTTATCAAGGAGTTAGAACCCTGTGGTTTAGGATGCTTTACGATGCAGGAATATCTCCTCTACCAATTAAACAAGAATTACCCGGAAGACCAGTGGATGTATGACGTCGTTTCCAATTATCTGAACGACCTGGCTGAGAGGCGGTGGAGCAAGGTCGCGAAACAAGCCGGTGTTTCTACCGGCCGGATCCAGAGTGTTTTTGCTGTATTAAAAACGCTGCAGCCCCATCCATTAACCGGAATTTATGGAGAGACAACCTCCTATTTAACTCCGGATTTAATGGTAAAGAAAGAGCAGGGGGCGTTTAAACTGACCTACATCCCATCAATTGCCTCTTCGGTCAGAATGGATCCTTCCATTGCGGATTTATCTGTTGGCTCCCCCCAGGCTCAACCTTATGTAGATAATTGTTATAAACAAGCATCCTGGCTGATCAGAAGTTTGGAGCAAAGAAAGGAAACCATCCTGAAAGTGGCCGAAGTCATCATTGAAAAACAGACCACTTTTTTAGAGGGCGGATCTCTAAGGCCCATGACACTTAAGGAAGTCGCAGAGAAAATTAACATGCACGAGTCAACCGTGAGCCGTGCCGTAGCTAATAAAGCGATTCAAACACCACTAGGCGTGTACGAGCTTAAATTTTTCTTTAGTTCTGCGCTTAGCAAAGATCAAGAAGATACGGTATCGGCAAGTCACGTTAAATCACTTATAAAAGGTCTTATTGATGAAGAAGATAAAAAACGGCCGGTGTCTGATCAGAAATTGGCAGATCAACTTAAAAACGACAGCGAGATTATGATTTCCAGGCGAACCGTAGCTAAATACCGAGAAGCGATGGGAATTCTGTCTTCTTCCAAAAGGAAAGAGTAA
- a CDS encoding PH domain-containing protein: MGFFDELMGNASEANIEKLEEQLDDILVDYEEIESGFKVLRDLFVFTDRRLLLVDKQGMTGKKVEYHSIPYKSITHFSVETAGSFDLDSELKIWISGSSEPIGKLFKKNSPIEDVQKTLASHVL; this comes from the coding sequence GTGGGTTTTTTCGATGAATTAATGGGAAATGCGAGTGAAGCGAATATTGAAAAGCTGGAAGAACAGCTGGATGATATTTTAGTAGACTATGAAGAAATTGAAAGCGGCTTTAAAGTACTTCGGGACTTATTTGTTTTTACCGATAGACGCTTACTGCTCGTAGATAAACAGGGGATGACAGGAAAGAAAGTAGAATACCACTCCATCCCTTATAAAAGTATTACGCACTTCAGCGTAGAAACGGCTGGAAGTTTTGACTTAGATTCTGAATTGAAAATCTGGATTTCAGGATCCAGTGAACCGATCGGGAAGCTTTTCAAAAAGAACAGCCCGATTGAAGATGTACAGAAAACGTTAGCTTCTCACGTACTTTAA